The stretch of DNA GATGGCCTTGGCGATGTCGCTGCTGCGGGACAGCGTGGCGCGATGCTCGACCATGACGGCATGTAGAGCGTCGACCAGCGGCCGGCTCTGTTCATGTCGAACCTCGAGCCTTTGGTCGGCGGCGAGGCCGTTGATCTCCCGCTCGATCTCGAACAGCGCGTCGATGCGGCGCACGATGTTCAGCGCGATCGGCGATATCACCGGCGCAACCTTGCCCTTCGACTGCGCCTTGCGGCGCGCCGCTGCCTCAACGTCCGCCATCACGAAGAAGGGGCGACGGGCATGGCTCCAACACCCCGCTTCGAGGATCGCCTCCGTTCGTCGCGCCGGATCGTAGAGTGCGCCGTAGCCGCTGTAGGCATCGGCCTGGAAGAGCCCCTGCCAACCGGCGAGGTGCGCGGCAGGATGGGTCCCCGCGCGATCGGGCGAGTAGTAGAACACGGCCGCCGGCGGGGCACGGCCGGCGAAGGGGCGGTCGTCGCGGACATAGGTCCATATGCGCCCGGTCGACGTTTTTCCCTTCGCGAGCACCGGGACCGTCGTGTCGTCACCGTGCAGCCGCTTGGCGGCAAAGACGTGAGCTTCCAGGCGCCGGAACAACGGCATGAGCACGTGGGTCGCCGTGCCAACGTGATCCGCCAGCGTAGACAGGCCGAGGTCGATCCCTTCGCGGGCATAGCGCTCGCTCTGTCGGTTCAGTGGCTGATGCTGGCCATACTTCTCGAACAGCACCATCGCCAGAAGGTTCGGTCCGACGTGACCGCGCGGGATGGCGTGGAACGGCGCCGGAGCTTGGTCGATCGCTTCGCACTCTCGACAGCTGAACTTCTCCCGAACCGTCTGGATCACCTTCCATTGCCGCGGCACCACCTCTAGGGTCTCGGTGACGTCCTCACCCAGCTTGGACAGGCGATCCCCGCCGCAGCACGAGCACACGGTCGGCCCCGGCACGACGACCCGCTCGCGCGGCAGGTGATCCGGCAGCGGGCCTCGCATCGGCCGGCGCCTGTCGCGCGCCTCGTTCTTGGCAGGCTCGATGGCGGCGAGCGCCACCTCGGCCGCGATCTCCGCAGCCGCCAGGCTCGCCTCGGCGTCTTCGAGCATCAGCTCCAACTGCTCGAGCCTGCGGCCGCGTTCTGAGGAAGTCCCGAACGCCTGCCGGCGCAGCCGGGCGATCTTCAGCCGAAGCTTCTCGATGAGCAGCTGATCACCGGCCTGCACCCGCTCGAAGGCCAGCCGCGCCTCCCGCTCCGCGAGGATCATCGCGTGCGCGCTAGCAAGGTCGGAGGGCAGGTCGGGTGCTTCTGTCACGCTGCCGATTCTGCCACAAAGCAAAGCTGAAGCAATGGCTTATCTCATCCAGCCGCGGTCGGGCGCCACGTCTTCTGCGGCATCCGCCAGTCGATCCCTTCGCGCAGATAGCCGAGTTGGCCGGCCGTGATCGTCACCGTGCCGTCGGCGGTCGACGGCCACAGGAAACGCCCTCGGTCCAGCCGCTTGGCGAACAGGCACATGCCCTGGCCGTCGTGCCACAGGATCTTGATCAGGTCGCCGCGGCGACCGCGGAACACGATCAGATGTCCCGAATGCGGATCGCGCTTCAATGTCTTAGAGAACGAGCGCGGTGCGATCATCCATTGATCTTGGCCCCTGTCGTCGCCCAGGAGTAGCTGCGGGTGTCACCGCTCGAGTCTCGGTAAACGCTTTCGTTCGCGAGGCCGCAGCAGACCGGCGCCGTGCGATGCAAGATCCACACGGATAGATTCTCCAGTTTGGCTGGGCCGAGGTCGTTGATCCCATCGAGGAAGCGGTGGTCGAGGGCTCCGCGCTCTGTCTCAAGCGCGCGCTCGAACTGGCCGAGGTCAACCACAATCCCTGTAACTGGACCAACGAGACCTCGCACCGTCACTTCCGCGCGATAGGAGAGGCCGTGGATGCGGCGGCTCGGCTCCGCGTCAACCTCTCGGTGAAGCGTGTGCGCTGCCTCGAACCGGAACTGTTTGCTGAGGTCAAACATCAGGGAAATCCGAGCACCTTGTGAGTCTGGATCGTCAAGCGCCAGCGCGAATGGCAATGTAGTAGGCCACGGCTGCAGCCGTGTTGGCCTCACGGTTCGGGCGGGGCGTGGGCTGCAGCAGCAGGTGACCATCCGAGCAGTTCGAAGCGCTCGGTTGCAACGTCACGCTGAAGATAGATGAGGTTGAGTTCATCGCCGCCGCTCACGGCGAGAGGTGCCGTGACTTTCGGGCTCGCAGAGCCAATCGATGCCGGCCGGCGGCTCGACGGTCCCATTCGCCTCGACTGCCACTTCGAAGTGGGCGCCTTTAAGCGCGGCGATCAAGCTCTCGTCGTGAAGAAGGGGCTCGCCAGCGGAAAGAACGACCAGTCGTCGCCCGGCCGCGCCGACCGGCCATGCTCGTTCGACGGCCCGGGCAAGCACGGGCGCAGTCGAGAACCGGCCACCACCCGGCTCGTCCATGCCGACGAAATCTGTTTCACAGAAGTTGCACCACGCCGTGCGACGATCGCTCTTCCGGCCAGACCAGAGAGTGCAGCCGGCGAAGCGGCGGAATACCGCCGCACGCCCGGCAATCCGCCCCTCACCCTGCAACGTGTAGAGGATATCTTTGACAGCGTAGAACATAGGTCACGCCGCCTCCGCCTGTGAGAGCGCCCGCTTCAGTTCGCCGACCAGGTAGAGCGAGAGTTGCCGGATGTCAGAAGGAACATTCTGAAGCCCGTTCCAACGCCGTCTTGCCTCGCCGAACGCCCATTCGCCAGTGCTCCACGCTGTCTTCGGCTTCAGGAGTCGCAGGCCGCGCGCGAACGCGTCGCGGTCCTCCGCCCCTGCCATCACGTGGAGCGCTTCCATGACTTATACCAACGGCCCTCATGGCTGACCGATATGCGCCCAATCGCGTAGGCCGATGGACGTGATGGTCTCGGGGAGCGCGACGAGCTTGTTCCAGGCTTCGCACGCCGCCGCGATGATCTCGTCGTAGGTCTCGAAGACCCGGTTTGAGAGGAAGTTAGCGCGCAGGAACTGCCAGACCTGCTCGACTGGGTTCAGTTCTGGGGAGCGCGACGGCAGGAGGATCGGCGTGATGCTGGCCGGCCACTTCAACGCGCCAGTGGTGTGCCAGCCGGCGCGGTCGAGCAGCAGCACGGCGTGGGCGCCCTTGGCGATGTGGCGGGCGATCTCGTCGATGTGGAACTGCATCCCCTCGGTGTCGGCGAAGGGCAGTGCCAGAGCGGCGCCGACGCCCCTGGCCGGGCAGATCGCGCCGAAAAGATAGGCGCTCTCGTACGCTGGTCTGCGGGTTGGCTCGGTCGCGTGCCGCGCCGGGCCCACTGCCGGACCAGGCCGTTCTTCTGGCCGATGCGGGCTTCGTCTTGGAACCAGATCTCGATGGGCTTGCGGCGGGCTATCCGGCCGACATGGGCTTGGAGCGTGCGCGCGAAGTTTTTTTGAACGTCTGGATGACCTCGCCATCCTGCTTTGGGTGTCGTGGACGCGCGCTGACGTGGGAGAAGCCAAGCGTACTTAAAAGCTTGCCGATTGTGCGCTCGTGGTACTCGACCCCGAATCGCTCGGCGACGAGCGCCCGAAGATCGACCCGCCGCCAGCGCACCACGCCATGGACCGAGCGATCGGGGCCGGTCTCGACGATGGCCGCAAGCTCCGCCTCTTGGGCGGCCGTCAGCCGCCGCGGTCTCGGCCGCGCGAGATCGTCCTTCAGGCCTTCCGGCCCATGTTCGTTGAAGCGGTGGACCCAGTCGCGCAGCGTCTGGCGGTCCATCCCGCCGATCTTGGCCGCCTCGGTCCGGTTCATCCCGTCCAGCACCGCCGCAAGCGACAAAAGCCGCCGGCTCTGGTTCGCGTGCCGCGACGCCGCCGCCAGACGTCGCAGCTCCGACGCCGTCCAATCTCCCGTGATCGCGATCGCCCTGGCCATGGCATGAACCCTCCATGCCATCTTGAATCACGCCGCAAAGCCGATGGGAATCCCCCGCGAGTCAGCCGTCGCGGCCGTTGGTATTAGCCCATTGCAATGATTCCAGCGCCATGAACGAGACGTGAGGTTTTGGGCGTCTTGCCGTCCGAGTCGTCCTCAAACACGTGCTTGACGGCGTGGAAAGACTCGCTGACCAGCCGAACACCTCTGTCCAGCAGCAGCCGGTCGTCATCGGCGTAAAGCCGTAAGGCGCCATCGGTAAGCGAGTTCATGATCACCCGCTGAAGCACCGTATCGCGGATCATGCCCTTCGGGTTGGTCTGCTGCCGGATTAGCGCGCGCAACGCCGAGCCGGGGCGGTAATTGAGCGCCTCGGTGATGAGCGCGGCTTGGCTGCGGTTCGACATTCGCCGGGGCAGGTCGCTCACCTGTGGGAGCAGTTCGTAAACGAGGGCCTTTGGCAGCGGCCGGGTGTTGTTGATAAGAATGAACTGCTTCTGTAGTTCCTCACCACTTTCACAAATGAAGCCAGAAACGAGAACTTCGAACTCGCGGCCCCGTAACTCGCTCAGCGCCGTGAAACGCTGCTGCCCGTCCACGATCCAGGCTGGCGGCCCGGCGGCGACGCCGATCGTCAGCCGGCTGAACCGGCCCGGCGCACCGTTGAGAGGCAGCAAGGGCTCCAGTGTCGCGGCGCCGGTGAACGCCACGACGATCGGATTGGGGAGGATTGCGTTCGGTTTCTCGAGATAATCACGAATCTCGCGAATATGACCGGCGATCTGAGGTCGCTGAAAACCTTGAAGTGTGCCACCGGCATCCCGTCCGGCGACGTCGAAAATTGCTGAATCCGGCGATTGCAGCTCTCACCATCAGGATAACTTCAGATTGAGAATATCTTGGCACTTCGCTCCTGCGGACGCCGACGGCCGTGTGGCGGCACGACTGCTGGCGATCGCCAACCCGGTGTCGAAAACAAGCCGGGCAGCGTTGCGCGGAGAGCCGAGAAAGATCGCGAGACGCCACGCGACTGGGTGGATCGTCACCACGCCGAGGCGATTGCCGGGCTGGCCGACCGGCCTCGCTCCGGCCGGAGGTAACTGCTCACCGGGTGGCGAGGTGGCACTGAAGACCTTGGTCCCGGGGCCGGACTCGGCGAAGGACGGCGTTTCGACTTGGCTGGTGGTCGACATCTGCCCGCTCTGAGAGGAGCGGTTCGGCGCGGTCTACCCGAGTTCGGCAAACTGCAGGTGTTGCGCGGACTAGGCAGGTCCTAGACCCGGCCGCATCACCCCAAACGGAGCAACGGCAGAAGGCCTTAAAAACTGCCTCTCTAAAGCCGTGAGGCGAATCCGCCAGTTGAACGAGAAAGTACGGCCACCATGACATTTGCCAAATGGAGACCTCGACATAGCTGCGTTGGTCGCCCCCAGAGGAGTATGGAAACGCATAAAAACTAACCTCGCCCCCCTTTTCATCACGCCTCGGCCCTCGAAGAAAGCTCACAATTCGCGCAGAGCCCACCTACCCCTTTGATGGCAGACTTCTATTTCAGAAGTCTAGACATGGCAATTTCGGTGGTGTAGCGTTTGTTTACATTGTAATTCGTGGGGGGGGGCTATGGGCTATAGCAGTGTATTGCTGACCTTAAGCTTCATGGTTTTTCAGCTCATTCCGCTTACAAACACTAGTAGTCAGGAAAATCAGCCTTGCCCGTTCGGGGATCAAACGGTTTGCATCGTTAGATTCAACCCAGCCCGACCTCCGAGACCTACGTCAGGAGACGAGTACAAGCTTGTCAAGTCGGAAAGCGACTTATATGCCGAGGATTTCTACAACTTAATTAATAACGCTGTCAGTCGGTACGCCTTCATCAACCCGCTTATCCCACCTCAAGCGGTAGATCAAATGGCAGCAGTGGTGGATCCTGTACCGTACGAAAGCGCCTTTTATGCTTATCTGACCGAGGATGCGTATTACAAGTTTTACCGTATCAGTTTCGTCAACGGAGCAAAACTGGTCCCGCATCTAAGCCAAGCAATCCGGCGGGCAGGGGGCTTGCGCCGGGTTGATTATCTTCTTAGCAAGAGTCGCGGCAACAATAATACGCTTCATGGTTTCGCCATCTCGACTGTG from Prosthecomicrobium sp. N25 encodes:
- the tnpC gene encoding IS66 family transposase; translated protein: MILAEREARLAFERVQAGDQLLIEKLRLKIARLRRQAFGTSSERGRRLEQLELMLEDAEASLAAAEIAAEVALAAIEPAKNEARDRRRPMRGPLPDHLPRERVVVPGPTVCSCCGGDRLSKLGEDVTETLEVVPRQWKVIQTVREKFSCRECEAIDQAPAPFHAIPRGHVGPNLLAMVLFEKYGQHQPLNRQSERYAREGIDLGLSTLADHVGTATHVLMPLFRRLEAHVFAAKRLHGDDTTVPVLAKGKTSTGRIWTYVRDDRPFAGRAPPAAVFYYSPDRAGTHPAAHLAGWQGLFQADAYSGYGALYDPARRTEAILEAGCWSHARRPFFVMADVEAAARRKAQSKGKVAPVISPIALNIVRRIDALFEIEREINGLAADQRLEVRHEQSRPLVDALHAVMVEHRATLSRSSDIAKAIDYLLKRWDAFTRFLADGRVCLSNNAAERALRGIALGRKSWLFAGSDRGGQRAATIISLIATAKMNDVDPQAWLADVLARIAEHPASRLDELLPWKWQKPQPSRSAA
- the tnpB gene encoding IS66 family insertion sequence element accessory protein TnpB (TnpB, as the term is used for proteins encoded by IS66 family insertion elements, is considered an accessory protein, since TnpC, encoded by a neighboring gene, is a DDE family transposase.) yields the protein MIAPRSFSKTLKRDPHSGHLIVFRGRRGDLIKILWHDGQGMCLFAKRLDRGRFLWPSTADGTVTITAGQLGYLREGIDWRMPQKTWRPTAAG
- a CDS encoding 6-pyruvoyl trahydropterin synthase family protein; its protein translation is MFDLSKQFRFEAAHTLHREVDAEPSRRIHGLSYRAEVTVRGLVGPVTGIVVDLGQFERALETERGALDHRFLDGINDLGPAKLENLSVWILHRTAPVCCGLANESVYRDSSGDTRSYSWATTGAKING
- a CDS encoding DGQHR domain-containing protein, giving the protein MQSPDSAIFDVAGRDAGGTLQGFQRPQIAGHIREIRDYLEKPNAILPNPIVVAFTGAATLEPLLPLNGAPGRFSRLTIGVAAGPPAWIVDGQQRFTALSELRGREFEVLVSGFICESGEELQKQFILINNTRPLPKALVYELLPQVSDLPRRMSNRSQAALITEALNYRPGSALRALIRQQTNPKGMIRDTVLQRVIMNSLTDGALRLYADDDRLLLDRGVRLVSESFHAVKHVFEDDSDGKTPKTSRLVHGAGIIAMG